The following coding sequences lie in one Populus trichocarpa isolate Nisqually-1 chromosome 14, P.trichocarpa_v4.1, whole genome shotgun sequence genomic window:
- the LOC7486813 gene encoding NAC domain-containing protein 40 isoform X2, translating into MEPVGYRFHPTEEEIIDHYLSCKLNGLDSLVDAYIGEIDHLYQWDPWDLPDFAVIQSNDRVWYFFCRHDYKFPNSKRVNRTTKNGNWKLTGKVRNITRRGTNEVIGTKKNLVFLHKCPDSKKTRWVIHEFQAKTPPPDERAIVLCKLKNKADDSAANSPNDEGAETNILEVDAEQRLSLFNSQREDSNFPSPLQSLINAQNYFSDEEDVTGFAFADSLIVDPDEYGTENAALSLPNDHSSPRSSRKAYAEDSSDRTTYHANGESANLYGGHGNLKISRQLQMAHGDDILLMGASSTDSTTATRHEHIKLMQSGGEVIPRTRQPPPPVAPSFVERKEVSHKRVKLLRGVSKAGEGRKESADIDLPQKESLGRESETNRKIVPVINAKPRAKSRSNELGGNDRKGRFIHLETTISSHGSSPLSVYLLNAVLGLLLFLIMLREALTVH; encoded by the exons ATGGAGCCGGTGGGATACAGATTCCATCCAACTGAAGAAGAAATCATAGATCATTATCTGAGTTGCAAATTGAACGGCCTTGATTCCCTTGTTGATGCTTATATTGGTGAGATTGATCACCTTTATCAGTGGGATCCATGGGATTTACCTG ACTTTGCAGTAATTCAGTCAAATGATCGAGTGTGGTATTTCTTTTGTCGGCATGACTACAAGTTCCCAAATAGTAAACGAGTTAACAGAACAACCAAGAATGGAAACTGGAAATTGACCGGCAAGGTTCGTAATATCACGCGTAGAGGCACAAATGAGGTGATTGGTACTAAGAAGAATCTGGTTTTCCTACACAAATGTCCTGATTCTAAAAAAACTAGGTGGGTCATCCATGAATTCCAGGCTAAAACTCCCCCTCCTGATGAG AGGGCTATTGTTCTTTGCAAGTTAAAGAACAAGGCAGATGACTCAGCTGCCAATTCGCCTAATGATGAAGGTGCAGAGACTAATATCCTAGAG GTAGATGCAGAGCAACGGCTATCTCTCTTTAACAGCCAGAGGGAGGATTCCAATTTTCCTTCGCCACTGCAGTCACTGATCAATGCACAGAATTAC TTTTCAGATGAAGAGGATGTGACAGGGTTTGCATTTGCGGACTCATTAATTGTTGATCCAGATGAATATGGCACTGAAAATGCTGCACTCTCTCTCCCAAATGACCACAGCTCACCAAGGTCATCAAGGAAAGCTTATGCTGAGGATAGCAGTGACAGAACAACTTATCATGCGAATGGAGAG TCTGCAAACTTGTATGGTGGGCACGGTAATTTGAAAATATCTCGGCAGCTGCAAATGGCTCACGGTGATGATATTCTCTTGATGGGGGCATCTTCCACGGATTCCACTACTGCAACTCGACATGAACATATCAAATTAATGCAATCAGGTGGTGAAGTAATTCCAAGGACTCGCCAACCTCCGCCTCCAGTAGCGCCCAGCTTTGTAGAACGCAAGGAAGTTTCTCATAAAAGAGTTAAATTGCTGCGCGGAGTTTCAAAG GCTGGAGAAGGTAGAAAGGAAAGTGCTGATATTGATCTGCCTCAGAAGGAAAGTTTAGGAAGAGAATCTGAAACAAACAGGAAAATAGTTCCGGTTATCAATGCAAAACCACGTGCAAAATCGAGATCAAATGAGTTAGGTGGCAACGATAGGAAGGGTCGTTTCATTCACCTTGAAACAACTATATCAAGCCATGGATCAAGCCCTCTATCGGTTTATCTTTTGAACGCAGTCTTAGGTCTGCTTCTATTCCTAATCATGCTTAGAGAAGCGCTGACTGTTCACTGA
- the LOC7486813 gene encoding NAC domain-containing protein 60 isoform X1 produces MEPVGYRFHPTEEEIIDHYLSCKLNGLDSLVDAYIGEIDHLYQWDPWDLPDFAVIQSNDRVWYFFCRHDYKFPNSKRVNRTTKNGNWKLTGKVRNITRRGTNEVIGTKKNLVFLHKCPDSKKTRWVIHEFQAKTPPPDERAIVLCKLKNKADDSAANSPNDEGAETNILEVDAEQRLSLFNSQREDSNFPSPLQSLINAQNYLSDEEDFNFPSPLQSLINAQNYFSDEEDVTGFAFADSLIVDPDEYGTENAALSLPNDHSSPRSSRKAYAEDSSDRTTYHANGESANLYGGHGNLKISRQLQMAHGDDILLMGASSTDSTTATRHEHIKLMQSGGEVIPRTRQPPPPVAPSFVERKEVSHKRVKLLRGVSKAGEGRKESADIDLPQKESLGRESETNRKIVPVINAKPRAKSRSNELGGNDRKGRFIHLETTISSHGSSPLSVYLLNAVLGLLLFLIMLREALTVH; encoded by the exons ATGGAGCCGGTGGGATACAGATTCCATCCAACTGAAGAAGAAATCATAGATCATTATCTGAGTTGCAAATTGAACGGCCTTGATTCCCTTGTTGATGCTTATATTGGTGAGATTGATCACCTTTATCAGTGGGATCCATGGGATTTACCTG ACTTTGCAGTAATTCAGTCAAATGATCGAGTGTGGTATTTCTTTTGTCGGCATGACTACAAGTTCCCAAATAGTAAACGAGTTAACAGAACAACCAAGAATGGAAACTGGAAATTGACCGGCAAGGTTCGTAATATCACGCGTAGAGGCACAAATGAGGTGATTGGTACTAAGAAGAATCTGGTTTTCCTACACAAATGTCCTGATTCTAAAAAAACTAGGTGGGTCATCCATGAATTCCAGGCTAAAACTCCCCCTCCTGATGAG AGGGCTATTGTTCTTTGCAAGTTAAAGAACAAGGCAGATGACTCAGCTGCCAATTCGCCTAATGATGAAGGTGCAGAGACTAATATCCTAGAG GTAGATGCAGAGCAACGGCTATCTCTCTTTAACAGCCAGAGGGAGGATTCCAATTTTCCTTCGCCACTGCAGTCACTGATCAATGCACAGAATTACCTTTCAGATGAAGAGGATTTCAATTTTCCTTCGCCACTGCAGTCACTGATCAATGCACAGAATTACTTTTCAGATGAAGAGGATGTGACAGGGTTTGCATTTGCGGACTCATTAATTGTTGATCCAGATGAATATGGCACTGAAAATGCTGCACTCTCTCTCCCAAATGACCACAGCTCACCAAGGTCATCAAGGAAAGCTTATGCTGAGGATAGCAGTGACAGAACAACTTATCATGCGAATGGAGAG TCTGCAAACTTGTATGGTGGGCACGGTAATTTGAAAATATCTCGGCAGCTGCAAATGGCTCACGGTGATGATATTCTCTTGATGGGGGCATCTTCCACGGATTCCACTACTGCAACTCGACATGAACATATCAAATTAATGCAATCAGGTGGTGAAGTAATTCCAAGGACTCGCCAACCTCCGCCTCCAGTAGCGCCCAGCTTTGTAGAACGCAAGGAAGTTTCTCATAAAAGAGTTAAATTGCTGCGCGGAGTTTCAAAG GCTGGAGAAGGTAGAAAGGAAAGTGCTGATATTGATCTGCCTCAGAAGGAAAGTTTAGGAAGAGAATCTGAAACAAACAGGAAAATAGTTCCGGTTATCAATGCAAAACCACGTGCAAAATCGAGATCAAATGAGTTAGGTGGCAACGATAGGAAGGGTCGTTTCATTCACCTTGAAACAACTATATCAAGCCATGGATCAAGCCCTCTATCGGTTTATCTTTTGAACGCAGTCTTAGGTCTGCTTCTATTCCTAATCATGCTTAGAGAAGCGCTGACTGTTCACTGA